Proteins encoded in a region of the Triticum dicoccoides isolate Atlit2015 ecotype Zavitan chromosome 3A, WEW_v2.0, whole genome shotgun sequence genome:
- the LOC119268374 gene encoding uncharacterized protein At1g03900-like, whose protein sequence is MASGSEQPQAETEPEAVELVLFQVAECYVYLIPPRKTAASYRADEWNVNKWAWEGALKVASKGEECVIKLEDKSTGELYARAFLREGEPHPVEAVIDSSRYFVLRVEENIDGRQRHAFIGLGFRERTEAYDFQAALHDHMKYLNKKKTAEEMVQHYENTSSVDYSLKEGETLVLQLKNKESASKTKSAFFEQGLNKLSFNEKANTKEATVSLKLPPPPPSPVSPTDSGVAISPFKAEFPSQEQPGTGDAGDAAAPFKAEFPSQEEALDDIVEARAEAAPRNQPAAAEKSKQGSVDDEFDFGDFQAAA, encoded by the exons ATGGCGAGCGGCAGCGAGCAGCCGCAGGCGGAGACCGAGCCCGAGGCGGTGGAGCTCGTGCTGTTCCAGGTCGCCGAGTGCTACGTCTATCTG ATACCTCCTAGGAAGACGGCCGCCTCTTACAG GGCTGATGAGTGGAATGTCAACAAATGGGCTTGGGAAGGGGCACTTAAGGTTGCCAGCAAGGGGGAAGAATGTGTCATCAAACTGGAAGACAAGAGCACTG GTGAGCTGTATGCCAGGGCATTTCTGAGAGAAGGCGAACCACATCCGGTGGAAGCTGTAATTGATAGCAGCAG ATATTTTGTACTTCGCGTTGAAGAGAATATAG ATGGGCGTCAGCGTCATGCTTTTATAGGGTTAGGCTTCCGTGAAAGAACTGAAGCATATGACTTCCAAGCTGCTCTACATGACCATATGAA ATATCTAAACAAGAAGAAGACCGCTGAAGAGATGGTGCAGCACTATGAGAATACGTCATCAGTGGATTATAGCCTCAAAGAAGGGGAAACTTTAGTTCTCCAACTAAAAAAT AAAGAAAGTGCCAGCAAGACAAAATCTGCATTTTTCGAGCAAGGTCTGAACAAGCTGTCGTTCAATGAAAAAGCAAACACCAAGGAGGCCACAGTGTCCCTCAAACTCCCGCCACCTCCACCCTCACCCGTGTCTCCAACTGATTCTGGAGTTGCCATTTCCCCTTTCAAAGCAGAATTTCCTTCCCAGGAACAACCAGGCACCGGCGATGCCGGGGACGCCGCCGCTCCTTTCAAAGCAGAATTTCCTTCACAAGAAGAAGCACTGGATGATATCGTGGAAGCTAGAGCAGAAGCTGCTCCTCGTAATCAACCAGCCGCAGCAGAGAAGAGCAAACAAGGAAGCGTGGATGATGAGTTTGACTTTGGGGacttccaggctgctgcttga